Proteins encoded within one genomic window of Brenneria nigrifluens DSM 30175 = ATCC 13028:
- a CDS encoding MDR family oxidoreductase — protein sequence MQALVLEQLNGLIQPQIRELDTDQLPAGDVTVDISWSGINYKDALAITGRGKIIRQFPMVPGIDFAGTVRHCDSERFQPGQSVILTGWGVGENHWGGLAELARVKSDWLVALPSGLDARKAMAIGTAGFTAMLCVMALEEGGVTPQSGDVVVTGASGGVGSTAVALLSALGYRVAAVSGRAENAGYLQQLGAKQVLERSEFSADARPLEKQRWAGAIDTVGDKVLATLLAQMGYNATVAACGLAGGIALPATVMPFILRNVRLQGVDSVMAPLPRRELAWKRLAELLPETFYRQATHEIALSDVPAAAAALLDNKVTGRTLVRIR from the coding sequence ATGCAGGCTTTAGTACTCGAACAGCTAAACGGACTCATTCAGCCGCAGATCCGTGAACTCGATACGGATCAACTGCCCGCCGGTGATGTGACGGTTGATATCAGCTGGTCCGGCATCAATTATAAGGATGCGCTGGCCATCACCGGTAGGGGTAAGATCATTCGCCAGTTTCCAATGGTTCCCGGCATCGACTTCGCCGGAACGGTCCGCCACTGCGACAGTGAGCGTTTTCAGCCCGGGCAATCGGTGATTCTTACCGGATGGGGCGTGGGTGAAAATCACTGGGGCGGTCTGGCCGAGCTGGCGCGGGTGAAAAGCGACTGGCTGGTGGCCCTGCCGTCCGGGCTGGATGCCAGAAAAGCCATGGCGATAGGCACCGCCGGCTTCACCGCCATGCTATGCGTGATGGCGCTGGAAGAGGGCGGCGTTACGCCGCAAAGCGGCGACGTGGTGGTGACCGGCGCCAGCGGCGGCGTCGGCAGCACGGCGGTGGCCCTGCTTTCCGCGCTGGGCTACCGGGTCGCCGCCGTCAGCGGCCGCGCCGAGAACGCCGGCTATCTGCAACAGCTGGGGGCGAAACAGGTGCTGGAACGCAGCGAATTCAGCGCCGACGCCCGGCCGTTGGAGAAACAGCGTTGGGCGGGGGCGATCGACACCGTCGGCGATAAGGTGCTGGCAACCTTGCTGGCGCAGATGGGTTACAACGCCACCGTTGCCGCCTGCGGCCTGGCCGGCGGCATCGCGCTGCCGGCCACGGTGATGCCGTTTATCCTGCGTAACGTCCGCTTGCAGGGGGTAGACTCGGTGATGGCGCCGCTGCCGCGCCGCGAACTGGCCTGGAAACGGCTGGCGGAATTGCTGCCGGAGACCTTCTACCGGCAGGCGACACATGAAATCGCGCTGTCGGACGTCCCCGCCGCCGCAGCCGCGCTGCTGGACAACAAGGTGACGGGCCGTACGCTGGTACGCATCCGCTAA
- the msrP gene encoding protein-methionine-sulfoxide reductase catalytic subunit MsrP gives MYKNRLHKNRQLTEADVTPESVFLQRRRVLKALGITTAALSLPFSAQADLLAWFKGDNDRPKAPPGKALSFTQPADWRPDLPLTPEDKVTGYNNFYEFGLDKGDPAANAGGLRTESWKIRIDGEVAKPITLDIDDLLKRFPLEERIYRLRCVEAWSMVVPWIGFELAKLIKFADPTGHARYIAFQTLYDPEQMPGQKDRFMGGGLDYPYVEGLRLDEALHPLALLTVGVYGKTLPPQNGAPVRLIAPWKYGFKNIKSIVHIRFTRERPPCTWNLAAPNEYGFYANVNPHVDHPRWSQATERVIGAGGILDVQRQPTLLFNGYAEQVASLYRGLNLRDNF, from the coding sequence ATGTATAAAAATCGCCTGCATAAAAATCGCCAGCTGACCGAGGCGGACGTCACGCCGGAGAGCGTGTTCCTCCAGCGCCGCCGCGTATTAAAGGCGCTGGGCATCACCACGGCGGCGCTGTCGTTGCCATTCTCCGCGCAGGCGGATCTGCTCGCCTGGTTTAAAGGCGACAACGACCGCCCCAAGGCGCCGCCGGGCAAAGCGCTGTCATTTACCCAACCGGCGGATTGGCGTCCCGACCTGCCGCTCACGCCGGAAGATAAGGTCACCGGTTATAACAATTTCTATGAATTCGGGCTGGATAAGGGCGATCCGGCGGCCAATGCCGGCGGGTTGCGGACGGAAAGCTGGAAAATCCGCATCGACGGCGAGGTCGCCAAACCCATCACGCTGGATATCGACGACCTGCTTAAGCGCTTTCCGCTGGAGGAGAGAATTTATCGCCTGCGCTGCGTCGAGGCCTGGTCGATGGTGGTCCCCTGGATCGGGTTTGAGCTGGCGAAGCTGATTAAATTTGCCGACCCCACCGGCCATGCCCGCTATATCGCCTTTCAGACGCTCTACGATCCCGAACAGATGCCGGGACAGAAAGACCGCTTTATGGGGGGCGGCCTCGACTACCCTTATGTCGAAGGCTTGCGGCTGGATGAGGCGCTGCACCCGCTTGCGCTGCTCACCGTCGGCGTTTACGGCAAAACGCTGCCGCCGCAGAACGGCGCGCCGGTCAGATTGATCGCGCCGTGGAAATACGGCTTTAAAAACATCAAATCCATCGTGCATATCCGCTTCACCCGCGAGCGTCCGCCGTGCACCTGGAATCTGGCGGCGCCCAATGAATATGGCTTTTACGCCAACGTCAACCCGCACGTGGATCATCCGCGCTGGTCGCAGGCGACCGAACGCGTTATCGGCGCCGGCGGTATTCTGGATGTGCAACGGCAGCCGACCCTGCTGTTCAATGGCTATGCCGAGCAGGTGGCATCGCTGTATCGGGGTCTGAACCTGCGGGACAACTTTTGA
- the msrQ gene encoding protein-methionine-sulfoxide reductase heme-binding subunit MsrQ: protein MRLTMQHITWLKIIIHLAAFLPLPWLILAVDQGWLSADPAKDIQHFTGRMALKLLLATLLLTPLARYGRQPLLIRCRRLVGLWCFAWATLHLASYALLELGISHLGLLGEELLRRPYLTLGMISWLILFALALTSPQRVMRKMGSRWQKLHNLVYLVAILAPIHYLWSVKTLSPQPVLYALAALILLLSRYKKFRRWWR, encoded by the coding sequence ATGCGGCTGACCATGCAACACATAACCTGGCTGAAGATCATTATCCATCTGGCGGCTTTTTTACCGTTGCCATGGCTGATACTGGCGGTCGATCAGGGATGGCTGAGCGCCGATCCGGCGAAAGATATTCAGCATTTTACCGGCCGCATGGCGCTGAAGCTGTTGCTCGCCACGCTGCTGCTCACGCCGCTGGCTCGTTACGGCAGGCAACCGCTGCTTATCCGCTGCCGACGTCTGGTCGGGCTATGGTGTTTTGCCTGGGCGACCTTGCATCTGGCGAGTTACGCGTTGCTGGAACTCGGGATAAGCCATCTGGGTTTGCTGGGAGAAGAGTTGCTTCGCCGCCCCTATTTAACGCTGGGAATGATTAGCTGGCTGATTTTATTCGCTCTGGCGCTGACATCGCCGCAGAGGGTGATGCGCAAGATGGGATCCCGCTGGCAAAAACTGCATAACCTGGTCTATCTGGTCGCCATTCTGGCGCCAATCCACTATCTTTGGTCAGTCAAAACGCTCTCGCCCCAGCCGGTTTTATATGCGCTGGCGGCCCTGATATTGTTATTGTCGCGTTATAAAAAATTTCGCCGATGGTGGCGTTAA
- the aroQ gene encoding type II 3-dehydroquinate dehydratase, with the protein MADKFHILLLNGPNLNLLGTREPDKYGKTTLTQIVSNLETQAQVLNVQFSHLQSNAEHVLIDRIHQARGNTDFILINPAAFTHTSVALRDALLAVDIPFIEIHLSNVHAREAFRHHSYLSDIAVGVICGFGAEGYNHALQTAVTRLSTSN; encoded by the coding sequence ATGGCTGACAAGTTTCACATTTTGCTTTTGAATGGCCCTAACCTGAATCTGCTGGGTACGCGCGAGCCGGATAAGTACGGCAAAACCACGCTGACGCAGATAGTCAGCAATCTGGAAACGCAGGCGCAGGTGCTGAATGTGCAATTTTCCCATCTGCAGTCCAATGCGGAACATGTTCTGATCGACAGAATTCATCAGGCCAGAGGAAACACGGATTTTATTTTGATCAACCCGGCGGCGTTTACCCATACCAGCGTTGCGCTGCGTGACGCTCTGTTGGCGGTTGATATCCCGTTTATCGAAATTCATCTGTCCAACGTGCATGCGCGTGAAGCTTTCCGCCATCACTCCTACCTGTCCGATATCGCTGTAGGGGTGATTTGCGGCTTCGGGGCAGAGGGTTATAACCATGCTTTACAGACGGCGGTAACACGCCTGTCAACTTCCAATTAA
- the accB gene encoding acetyl-CoA carboxylase biotin carboxyl carrier protein, protein MDIRKIKKLIELVEESGIAELEISEGEESVRISRAPATPSYPMMQQAYAPMLQQQPALAAAVAPAAAAAETTAAPAAISGHIVRSPMVGTFYRTPSPDAKAFVEVGQQVNVGDTLCIVEAMKMMNQIEADKAGVVKAILVDNGQPVEFDEPLVVIE, encoded by the coding sequence ATGGATATTCGTAAAATCAAGAAACTGATCGAACTGGTTGAAGAGTCCGGCATCGCCGAACTGGAAATTTCCGAAGGTGAAGAATCAGTACGTATCAGTCGTGCCCCGGCAACGCCAAGCTACCCGATGATGCAACAGGCCTACGCGCCAATGCTGCAACAGCAACCGGCGCTGGCCGCCGCCGTCGCGCCGGCGGCGGCCGCGGCGGAAACCACGGCCGCACCGGCCGCCATCAGCGGGCACATCGTTCGCTCTCCCATGGTCGGTACGTTCTACCGCACCCCCAGCCCCGATGCCAAAGCATTTGTCGAAGTCGGCCAGCAGGTGAATGTCGGCGACACGCTGTGCATTGTCGAAGCCATGAAAATGATGAACCAAATCGAAGCCGACAAAGCGGGCGTGGTCAAAGCGATCCTTGTCGACAACGGCCAACCGGTTGAATTTGACGAGCCACTGGTTGTCATCGAATAA